Proteins encoded within one genomic window of Hypomesus transpacificus isolate Combined female unplaced genomic scaffold, fHypTra1 scaffold_42, whole genome shotgun sequence:
- the bmp2k gene encoding BMP-2-inducible protein kinase isoform X1: MKKFSRMPKSESGGLGGGSGSCSSSGVSNYFGKVFAVGRYQVTVEELIAEGGFSVVFLARTHAGVRCALKRMYVNNVPDLSIYRREVTIMKELSGHKNIVGYLDSSISAVSDSVWEVLILMEYCKAGQVVKQMNERLGVGFSEPEVLTIFCDTCEAVARLHQCKTPVLHRDLKVENILLNDQGSYVLCDFGSATHKVLLPHKDGVTAVEDEIKKYTTLSYRAPEMINLYAGKPITPKADIWALGCLLYKLCFFSLPFGESQVAICDGSFIIPDNSKFSFKLHCLIRYMLEPEQEKRPDIYQVSYFAFKFAGKDCPVPNLFSSPLPTALPEPLTASEVAARRSMTKARITESVGPTETSIAPRQRPKAAGSNALPTVPPAKMPVPSAPVSNGQKAPTPGNGPSVMLTQQPLQQSGLQQSGLQQSGLQQSGLQQSGLQNRVLQQLQPGDLRLQQLQQHTVQANTQQFQYLQYQQALQQHMMMQPLYQHQAHYTAMMHQYQQAFVQQQHSPQPLPYLASPLDFQLPLGSYSPAGAGPVHPSGSPPVDPPYTNTRAPGMVTPPQAPGVVTPLVTPPPQGAISNPPDMSRWNPFGEDNFSRLTEEELLDREFDLLRAGKPVDRAPAPPTPLVPEDLFGSVPFLAGAGRSSVMLTDQTSVDLSLPGLGLEPLPAPTTEENLPPAAKEHKPGRRKDNSASPHTRRPGEESDSDFESDPPSPKSSEEDEPEEDEGLNSEHGEFNDDTEPENLGQRPLLMDSEEEAEEEDDKHSSDSDYDTRKIKGRARKLPGTKDAVVGICPSPQESLITPPESPRAAVGAPPGGNAVDVFGAVPFLRGAQPTESADIFARAPFRQVSQEQQAMDEFDVFTKAPFSRNLSKSGKSSSDVPMGQTPPISPEVIDVFGFSPFQPGPTAPMTSRSAEDIFRPSFEEAPSPLQQQRLKQRSLQKLSSRQRKTKQDTSTGSNGKRHHGTPTGGRKSNKPNFRTPERVRRHKKVGRRDSQSSNEFLSTSDSKENISVGVPMSDGKDKGASLPAEDAILDPFGAKPFHPQDGGRHGQYQSLADGKGDLGSASTRPRTCSLHGALGDSNIMDDFGDSNIMDDFGAVPFAEGGSGAQQPPQQGELDPFGAAPFPSKP, encoded by the exons atgaagaaGTTTTCGCGAATGCCTAAGTCTGAAAGCGGGGGACTTGGAGGTGGGTCCGgctcctgctccagctctgGAGTCAGCAACTACTTCGGGAAAGTGTTTGCTGTCGGGCGATATCAGGTCACCGTGGAAGAGCTAATTGCCGAAG GGGGCTTCTCCGTGGTCTTCCTGGCTCGCACGCACGCTGGCGTCCGATGTGCCCTGAAAAGGATGTATGTGAACAACGTCCCTGATCTTAGCATCTACAGGAGGGAGGTCACCATCATG AAGGAGCTGTCTGGTCACAAGAACATAGTGGGGTACCTGGACTCTTCCATCAGCGCTGTCTCTGACAGTGTGTGGGAGGTGCTCATCCTAATGGAGTATTGTAAAG CGGGCCAGGTGGTGAAGCAGATGAACGAGAGGCTAGGTGTGGGCTTTAGCGAGCCTGAGGTTCTCACCATCTTCTGCGACACCTGTGAGGCGGTGGCCCGGCTGCACCAGTGCAAGACTCCGGTCCTCCACCGTGACCTCAAG GTGGAGAACATCCTGTTGAATGACCAGGGGAGCTACGTCCTGTGTGACTTTGGGAGCGCCACACACAAAGTGTTGCTCCCGCACAAAGATGGAGTCACCGCCGTGGAGGATGAGATCAAGAA GTACACAACCCTGTCATATCGAGCCCCAGAGATGATCAATCTGTATGCAGGGAAACCCATCACCCCAAAGGCAGATATATGG GCACTTGGATGCTTGTTGTACAAGCTGTGCTTCTTCTCTCTTCCGTTTGGGGAGAGTCAAGTTGCCATATGTGACGGATCCTTTATCATTCCGGATAATTCCAAATTCTCCTTCAAGCTGCACTGCTTAATCA GATACATGCTTGAGCCAGAGCAGGAGAAGAGGCCTGACATCTATCAAGTCTCCTACTTTGCCTTCAAGTTTGCTGGGAAGGACTGCCCAGTGCCAAACCTCTTT AGCTCACCCCTGCCCACAGCCCTTCCGGAGCCGCTAACCGCCAGCGAGGTCGCAGCCAGGAGGAGCATGACAAAAGCCAG GATAACTGAGAGTGTGGGCCCTACGGAGACATCCATCGCCCCGAGGCAGCGTCCGAAGGCGGCTGGCAGCAACGCCCTCCCCACCGTCCCCCCTGCCAAGATGCCTGTGCCCTCTGCCCCTGTCAGCAACGGCCAGAAAG ctccaactcctgGGAACGGGCCTTCAGTTATGCTGACACAGCAACCCCTGCAGCAGAGCGGCCTGCAGCAGAGCGGCCTGCAGCAGAGCGGCCTGCAGCAGAGCGGCCTGCAGCAGAGCGGCCTGCAGAATCGTGTTCTGCAGCAACTGCAGCCAGGAGACCTGCGACTTCAGCAGCTACAACAACATACTGTTcaggcaaacacacaacagTTCCAAtacctccag taCCAGCAGGCCTTGCAGCAGCACATGATGATGCAGCCTCTGTATCAACACCAGGCCCACTACACTGCcatg ATGCACCAGTACCAGCAGGCCTTcgtccagcagcagcacagccccCAGCCACTCCCATACCTGGCCTCCCCTCTGGACTTCCAGCTGCCCCTGGGCTCCTACAGCCCTGCAGGGGCTGGACCTGTTCACCCGTCAGGATCTCCACCTGTGGACCCTCCATACACCAACACCAG AGCCCCTGGCATGGTGACCCCCCCTCAGGCCCCCGGGGTGGTGACCCCCCtggtgacccctcccccccagggtgCCATCAGCAACCCCCCAGACATGTCTCGCTGGAACCCCTTCGGAGAGGACAACTTCTCCAGGCTCACCGAGGAGGAACTGCTGGACCGAGAGTTTGACCTGCTCAGagcag GCAAGCCTGTGGACAGAGCGCCTgccccccccacgcccctcgTCCCTGAGGACCTGTTTGGCTCGGTCCCCTTCCTGGCTGGAGCAG GAAGATCCAGTGTGATGTTGACTGACCAGACCAGCGTAGACCTTAGCCTCCCTGGTCTCGGCCTTGAGCCCCTTCCTGCTCCAACCACCGAGGAGAACCTGCCACCAGCAGCAAAGGAGCACAAACCAGGGCGGAGGAAAGACAACTCTGCCAGCCCGCACACCCGCAGGCCGGGGGAGGAGTCTGACAGTGACTTTGAGTCCGATCCACCTTCCCCCAAGAGCAGTGAGGAGGATGAaccagaggaggatgaaggactGAACAGTGAGCACGGCGAGTTCAATGACGACACAGAACCTGAGAACCTGGGCCAGAGACCTCTGCTCATGGACTCtgaagaggaggcagaggaagaggatgacaaGCACAGCTCTGACTCGGACTACGACACCAGGAAGATCAAGGGTCGAGCAAGAAAGCTTCCAGGCACTAAAGATGCAGTTGTGGGCATTTGTCCCAGTCCGCAGGAGTCCCTGATCACCCCTCCGGAGTCTCCCAGAGCTGCTGTGggagcgccccctggtggcaaTGCCGTGGACGTGTTTGGCGCTGTTCCCTTCCTTAGAGGAGCGCAGCCCACAGAGAGTGCTGACATTTTTGCCAGGGCACCTTTCAGGCAGGTTAGCCAAGAGCAGCAGGCCATGGACGAGTTTGATGTCTTCACCAAAGCACCATTCAGCAGGAACCTTTCTAAGTCAGGAAAGAGTTCCAGTGACGTCCCCATGGGCCAAACACCACCCATTTCCCCAGAGGTCATCGACGTGTTTGGGTTTTCTCCCTTCCAACCTGGCCCCACCGCCCCAATGACATCCAGAAGTGCTGAAGACATCTTCCGTCCATCTTTTGAGGAGGCACCAAGTCCCCTGCAGCAGCAGAGGCTGAAGCAGCGCAGCCTACAGAAGCTGTCTTCACGCCAGAGGAAAACCAAGCAGGACACTTCCACTGGAAGCAACGGCAAGCGGCACCATGGTACTCCCACTGGGGGGCGCAAGAGCAACAAGCCCAACTTCCGCACCCCAGAGAGAGTCCGTAGGCACAAGAAGGTCGGCAGGAGGGACTCTCAGAGCAGCAATGAGTTTCTTAGCACCTCTGACTCAAAAGAAAACATTAGTGTTGGTGTGCCGATGAGTGACGGGAAAGACAAAGGGGCCTCCTTGCCAGCGGAGGATGCCATCTTGGACCCTTTCGGAGCCAAGCCCTTTCATCCCCAGGACGGTGGTCGGCACGGCCAGTACCAAAGCCTGGCCGATGGAAAGGGGGACCTGGGCTCAGCCAGCACCAGACCCCGGACCTGCTCTCTGCATGGAGCACTTGGGGACAGCAACATCATGGATGACTTTGGGGACAGCAACATCATGGATGACTTTGGGGCGGTGCCCTTTGCGGAGGGCGGCAGCGGGGCTCAGCAGCCGCCCCAGCAGGGAGAGCTGGACCCCTTTGGAGCTGCGCCGTTCCCTTCCAAACCCTGA
- the bmp2k gene encoding BMP-2-inducible protein kinase isoform X3, which produces MINLYAGKPITPKADIWALGCLLYKLCFFSLPFGESQVAICDGSFIIPDNSKFSFKLHCLIRYMLEPEQEKRPDIYQVSYFAFKFAGKDCPVPNLFSSPLPTALPEPLTASEVAARRSMTKARITESVGPTETSIAPRQRPKAAGSNALPTVPPAKMPVPSAPVSNGQKAPTPGNGPSVMLTQQPLQQSGLQQSGLQQSGLQQSGLQQSGLQNRVLQQLQPGDLRLQQLQQHTVQANTQQFQYLQYQQALQQHMMMQPLYQHQAHYTAMMHQYQQAFVQQQHSPQPLPYLASPLDFQLPLGSYSPAGAGPVHPSGSPPVDPPYTNTRAPGMVTPPQAPGVVTPLVTPPPQGAISNPPDMSRWNPFGEDNFSRLTEEELLDREFDLLRAGKPVDRAPAPPTPLVPEDLFGSVPFLAGAGRSSVMLTDQTSVDLSLPGLGLEPLPAPTTEENLPPAAKEHKPGRRKDNSASPHTRRPGEESDSDFESDPPSPKSSEEDEPEEDEGLNSEHGEFNDDTEPENLGQRPLLMDSEEEAEEEDDKHSSDSDYDTRKIKGRARKLPGTKDAVVGICPSPQESLITPPESPRAAVGAPPGGNAVDVFGAVPFLRGAQPTESADIFARAPFRQVSQEQQAMDEFDVFTKAPFSRNLSKSGKSSSDVPMGQTPPISPEVIDVFGFSPFQPGPTAPMTSRSAEDIFRPSFEEAPSPLQQQRLKQRSLQKLSSRQRKTKQDTSTGSNGKRHHGTPTGGRKSNKPNFRTPERVRRHKKVGRRDSQSSNEFLSTSDSKENISVGVPMSDGKDKGASLPAEDAILDPFGAKPFHPQDGGRHGQYQSLADGKGDLGSASTRPRTCSLHGALGDSNIMDDFGDSNIMDDFGAVPFAEGGSGAQQPPQQGELDPFGAAPFPSKP; this is translated from the exons ATGATCAATCTGTATGCAGGGAAACCCATCACCCCAAAGGCAGATATATGG GCACTTGGATGCTTGTTGTACAAGCTGTGCTTCTTCTCTCTTCCGTTTGGGGAGAGTCAAGTTGCCATATGTGACGGATCCTTTATCATTCCGGATAATTCCAAATTCTCCTTCAAGCTGCACTGCTTAATCA GATACATGCTTGAGCCAGAGCAGGAGAAGAGGCCTGACATCTATCAAGTCTCCTACTTTGCCTTCAAGTTTGCTGGGAAGGACTGCCCAGTGCCAAACCTCTTT AGCTCACCCCTGCCCACAGCCCTTCCGGAGCCGCTAACCGCCAGCGAGGTCGCAGCCAGGAGGAGCATGACAAAAGCCAG GATAACTGAGAGTGTGGGCCCTACGGAGACATCCATCGCCCCGAGGCAGCGTCCGAAGGCGGCTGGCAGCAACGCCCTCCCCACCGTCCCCCCTGCCAAGATGCCTGTGCCCTCTGCCCCTGTCAGCAACGGCCAGAAAG ctccaactcctgGGAACGGGCCTTCAGTTATGCTGACACAGCAACCCCTGCAGCAGAGCGGCCTGCAGCAGAGCGGCCTGCAGCAGAGCGGCCTGCAGCAGAGCGGCCTGCAGCAGAGCGGCCTGCAGAATCGTGTTCTGCAGCAACTGCAGCCAGGAGACCTGCGACTTCAGCAGCTACAACAACATACTGTTcaggcaaacacacaacagTTCCAAtacctccag taCCAGCAGGCCTTGCAGCAGCACATGATGATGCAGCCTCTGTATCAACACCAGGCCCACTACACTGCcatg ATGCACCAGTACCAGCAGGCCTTcgtccagcagcagcacagccccCAGCCACTCCCATACCTGGCCTCCCCTCTGGACTTCCAGCTGCCCCTGGGCTCCTACAGCCCTGCAGGGGCTGGACCTGTTCACCCGTCAGGATCTCCACCTGTGGACCCTCCATACACCAACACCAG AGCCCCTGGCATGGTGACCCCCCCTCAGGCCCCCGGGGTGGTGACCCCCCtggtgacccctcccccccagggtgCCATCAGCAACCCCCCAGACATGTCTCGCTGGAACCCCTTCGGAGAGGACAACTTCTCCAGGCTCACCGAGGAGGAACTGCTGGACCGAGAGTTTGACCTGCTCAGagcag GCAAGCCTGTGGACAGAGCGCCTgccccccccacgcccctcgTCCCTGAGGACCTGTTTGGCTCGGTCCCCTTCCTGGCTGGAGCAG GAAGATCCAGTGTGATGTTGACTGACCAGACCAGCGTAGACCTTAGCCTCCCTGGTCTCGGCCTTGAGCCCCTTCCTGCTCCAACCACCGAGGAGAACCTGCCACCAGCAGCAAAGGAGCACAAACCAGGGCGGAGGAAAGACAACTCTGCCAGCCCGCACACCCGCAGGCCGGGGGAGGAGTCTGACAGTGACTTTGAGTCCGATCCACCTTCCCCCAAGAGCAGTGAGGAGGATGAaccagaggaggatgaaggactGAACAGTGAGCACGGCGAGTTCAATGACGACACAGAACCTGAGAACCTGGGCCAGAGACCTCTGCTCATGGACTCtgaagaggaggcagaggaagaggatgacaaGCACAGCTCTGACTCGGACTACGACACCAGGAAGATCAAGGGTCGAGCAAGAAAGCTTCCAGGCACTAAAGATGCAGTTGTGGGCATTTGTCCCAGTCCGCAGGAGTCCCTGATCACCCCTCCGGAGTCTCCCAGAGCTGCTGTGggagcgccccctggtggcaaTGCCGTGGACGTGTTTGGCGCTGTTCCCTTCCTTAGAGGAGCGCAGCCCACAGAGAGTGCTGACATTTTTGCCAGGGCACCTTTCAGGCAGGTTAGCCAAGAGCAGCAGGCCATGGACGAGTTTGATGTCTTCACCAAAGCACCATTCAGCAGGAACCTTTCTAAGTCAGGAAAGAGTTCCAGTGACGTCCCCATGGGCCAAACACCACCCATTTCCCCAGAGGTCATCGACGTGTTTGGGTTTTCTCCCTTCCAACCTGGCCCCACCGCCCCAATGACATCCAGAAGTGCTGAAGACATCTTCCGTCCATCTTTTGAGGAGGCACCAAGTCCCCTGCAGCAGCAGAGGCTGAAGCAGCGCAGCCTACAGAAGCTGTCTTCACGCCAGAGGAAAACCAAGCAGGACACTTCCACTGGAAGCAACGGCAAGCGGCACCATGGTACTCCCACTGGGGGGCGCAAGAGCAACAAGCCCAACTTCCGCACCCCAGAGAGAGTCCGTAGGCACAAGAAGGTCGGCAGGAGGGACTCTCAGAGCAGCAATGAGTTTCTTAGCACCTCTGACTCAAAAGAAAACATTAGTGTTGGTGTGCCGATGAGTGACGGGAAAGACAAAGGGGCCTCCTTGCCAGCGGAGGATGCCATCTTGGACCCTTTCGGAGCCAAGCCCTTTCATCCCCAGGACGGTGGTCGGCACGGCCAGTACCAAAGCCTGGCCGATGGAAAGGGGGACCTGGGCTCAGCCAGCACCAGACCCCGGACCTGCTCTCTGCATGGAGCACTTGGGGACAGCAACATCATGGATGACTTTGGGGACAGCAACATCATGGATGACTTTGGGGCGGTGCCCTTTGCGGAGGGCGGCAGCGGGGCTCAGCAGCCGCCCCAGCAGGGAGAGCTGGACCCCTTTGGAGCTGCGCCGTTCCCTTCCAAACCCTGA
- the bmp2k gene encoding BMP-2-inducible protein kinase isoform X2, producing the protein MYVNNVPDLSIYRREVTIMKELSGHKNIVGYLDSSISAVSDSVWEVLILMEYCKAGQVVKQMNERLGVGFSEPEVLTIFCDTCEAVARLHQCKTPVLHRDLKVENILLNDQGSYVLCDFGSATHKVLLPHKDGVTAVEDEIKKYTTLSYRAPEMINLYAGKPITPKADIWALGCLLYKLCFFSLPFGESQVAICDGSFIIPDNSKFSFKLHCLIRYMLEPEQEKRPDIYQVSYFAFKFAGKDCPVPNLFSSPLPTALPEPLTASEVAARRSMTKARITESVGPTETSIAPRQRPKAAGSNALPTVPPAKMPVPSAPVSNGQKAPTPGNGPSVMLTQQPLQQSGLQQSGLQQSGLQQSGLQQSGLQNRVLQQLQPGDLRLQQLQQHTVQANTQQFQYLQYQQALQQHMMMQPLYQHQAHYTAMMHQYQQAFVQQQHSPQPLPYLASPLDFQLPLGSYSPAGAGPVHPSGSPPVDPPYTNTRAPGMVTPPQAPGVVTPLVTPPPQGAISNPPDMSRWNPFGEDNFSRLTEEELLDREFDLLRAGKPVDRAPAPPTPLVPEDLFGSVPFLAGAGRSSVMLTDQTSVDLSLPGLGLEPLPAPTTEENLPPAAKEHKPGRRKDNSASPHTRRPGEESDSDFESDPPSPKSSEEDEPEEDEGLNSEHGEFNDDTEPENLGQRPLLMDSEEEAEEEDDKHSSDSDYDTRKIKGRARKLPGTKDAVVGICPSPQESLITPPESPRAAVGAPPGGNAVDVFGAVPFLRGAQPTESADIFARAPFRQVSQEQQAMDEFDVFTKAPFSRNLSKSGKSSSDVPMGQTPPISPEVIDVFGFSPFQPGPTAPMTSRSAEDIFRPSFEEAPSPLQQQRLKQRSLQKLSSRQRKTKQDTSTGSNGKRHHGTPTGGRKSNKPNFRTPERVRRHKKVGRRDSQSSNEFLSTSDSKENISVGVPMSDGKDKGASLPAEDAILDPFGAKPFHPQDGGRHGQYQSLADGKGDLGSASTRPRTCSLHGALGDSNIMDDFGDSNIMDDFGAVPFAEGGSGAQQPPQQGELDPFGAAPFPSKP; encoded by the exons ATGTATGTGAACAACGTCCCTGATCTTAGCATCTACAGGAGGGAGGTCACCATCATG AAGGAGCTGTCTGGTCACAAGAACATAGTGGGGTACCTGGACTCTTCCATCAGCGCTGTCTCTGACAGTGTGTGGGAGGTGCTCATCCTAATGGAGTATTGTAAAG CGGGCCAGGTGGTGAAGCAGATGAACGAGAGGCTAGGTGTGGGCTTTAGCGAGCCTGAGGTTCTCACCATCTTCTGCGACACCTGTGAGGCGGTGGCCCGGCTGCACCAGTGCAAGACTCCGGTCCTCCACCGTGACCTCAAG GTGGAGAACATCCTGTTGAATGACCAGGGGAGCTACGTCCTGTGTGACTTTGGGAGCGCCACACACAAAGTGTTGCTCCCGCACAAAGATGGAGTCACCGCCGTGGAGGATGAGATCAAGAA GTACACAACCCTGTCATATCGAGCCCCAGAGATGATCAATCTGTATGCAGGGAAACCCATCACCCCAAAGGCAGATATATGG GCACTTGGATGCTTGTTGTACAAGCTGTGCTTCTTCTCTCTTCCGTTTGGGGAGAGTCAAGTTGCCATATGTGACGGATCCTTTATCATTCCGGATAATTCCAAATTCTCCTTCAAGCTGCACTGCTTAATCA GATACATGCTTGAGCCAGAGCAGGAGAAGAGGCCTGACATCTATCAAGTCTCCTACTTTGCCTTCAAGTTTGCTGGGAAGGACTGCCCAGTGCCAAACCTCTTT AGCTCACCCCTGCCCACAGCCCTTCCGGAGCCGCTAACCGCCAGCGAGGTCGCAGCCAGGAGGAGCATGACAAAAGCCAG GATAACTGAGAGTGTGGGCCCTACGGAGACATCCATCGCCCCGAGGCAGCGTCCGAAGGCGGCTGGCAGCAACGCCCTCCCCACCGTCCCCCCTGCCAAGATGCCTGTGCCCTCTGCCCCTGTCAGCAACGGCCAGAAAG ctccaactcctgGGAACGGGCCTTCAGTTATGCTGACACAGCAACCCCTGCAGCAGAGCGGCCTGCAGCAGAGCGGCCTGCAGCAGAGCGGCCTGCAGCAGAGCGGCCTGCAGCAGAGCGGCCTGCAGAATCGTGTTCTGCAGCAACTGCAGCCAGGAGACCTGCGACTTCAGCAGCTACAACAACATACTGTTcaggcaaacacacaacagTTCCAAtacctccag taCCAGCAGGCCTTGCAGCAGCACATGATGATGCAGCCTCTGTATCAACACCAGGCCCACTACACTGCcatg ATGCACCAGTACCAGCAGGCCTTcgtccagcagcagcacagccccCAGCCACTCCCATACCTGGCCTCCCCTCTGGACTTCCAGCTGCCCCTGGGCTCCTACAGCCCTGCAGGGGCTGGACCTGTTCACCCGTCAGGATCTCCACCTGTGGACCCTCCATACACCAACACCAG AGCCCCTGGCATGGTGACCCCCCCTCAGGCCCCCGGGGTGGTGACCCCCCtggtgacccctcccccccagggtgCCATCAGCAACCCCCCAGACATGTCTCGCTGGAACCCCTTCGGAGAGGACAACTTCTCCAGGCTCACCGAGGAGGAACTGCTGGACCGAGAGTTTGACCTGCTCAGagcag GCAAGCCTGTGGACAGAGCGCCTgccccccccacgcccctcgTCCCTGAGGACCTGTTTGGCTCGGTCCCCTTCCTGGCTGGAGCAG GAAGATCCAGTGTGATGTTGACTGACCAGACCAGCGTAGACCTTAGCCTCCCTGGTCTCGGCCTTGAGCCCCTTCCTGCTCCAACCACCGAGGAGAACCTGCCACCAGCAGCAAAGGAGCACAAACCAGGGCGGAGGAAAGACAACTCTGCCAGCCCGCACACCCGCAGGCCGGGGGAGGAGTCTGACAGTGACTTTGAGTCCGATCCACCTTCCCCCAAGAGCAGTGAGGAGGATGAaccagaggaggatgaaggactGAACAGTGAGCACGGCGAGTTCAATGACGACACAGAACCTGAGAACCTGGGCCAGAGACCTCTGCTCATGGACTCtgaagaggaggcagaggaagaggatgacaaGCACAGCTCTGACTCGGACTACGACACCAGGAAGATCAAGGGTCGAGCAAGAAAGCTTCCAGGCACTAAAGATGCAGTTGTGGGCATTTGTCCCAGTCCGCAGGAGTCCCTGATCACCCCTCCGGAGTCTCCCAGAGCTGCTGTGggagcgccccctggtggcaaTGCCGTGGACGTGTTTGGCGCTGTTCCCTTCCTTAGAGGAGCGCAGCCCACAGAGAGTGCTGACATTTTTGCCAGGGCACCTTTCAGGCAGGTTAGCCAAGAGCAGCAGGCCATGGACGAGTTTGATGTCTTCACCAAAGCACCATTCAGCAGGAACCTTTCTAAGTCAGGAAAGAGTTCCAGTGACGTCCCCATGGGCCAAACACCACCCATTTCCCCAGAGGTCATCGACGTGTTTGGGTTTTCTCCCTTCCAACCTGGCCCCACCGCCCCAATGACATCCAGAAGTGCTGAAGACATCTTCCGTCCATCTTTTGAGGAGGCACCAAGTCCCCTGCAGCAGCAGAGGCTGAAGCAGCGCAGCCTACAGAAGCTGTCTTCACGCCAGAGGAAAACCAAGCAGGACACTTCCACTGGAAGCAACGGCAAGCGGCACCATGGTACTCCCACTGGGGGGCGCAAGAGCAACAAGCCCAACTTCCGCACCCCAGAGAGAGTCCGTAGGCACAAGAAGGTCGGCAGGAGGGACTCTCAGAGCAGCAATGAGTTTCTTAGCACCTCTGACTCAAAAGAAAACATTAGTGTTGGTGTGCCGATGAGTGACGGGAAAGACAAAGGGGCCTCCTTGCCAGCGGAGGATGCCATCTTGGACCCTTTCGGAGCCAAGCCCTTTCATCCCCAGGACGGTGGTCGGCACGGCCAGTACCAAAGCCTGGCCGATGGAAAGGGGGACCTGGGCTCAGCCAGCACCAGACCCCGGACCTGCTCTCTGCATGGAGCACTTGGGGACAGCAACATCATGGATGACTTTGGGGACAGCAACATCATGGATGACTTTGGGGCGGTGCCCTTTGCGGAGGGCGGCAGCGGGGCTCAGCAGCCGCCCCAGCAGGGAGAGCTGGACCCCTTTGGAGCTGCGCCGTTCCCTTCCAAACCCTGA